In bacterium, one genomic interval encodes:
- a CDS encoding cupin domain-containing protein, with product MERVNESEKEFRFGDAGPKYLFRGPRIEWGILVLKPGGSLGAHYHKEVEETFYFLEGKARLMIDGTEYLGGAGEAFRLEPGEKHDILNDSQSPIRAVFIKCPYKPEDKIKI from the coding sequence ATGGAAAGAGTTAATGAAAGTGAGAAGGAATTCCGCTTTGGCGATGCGGGTCCCAAGTATCTTTTCAGAGGACCCAGGATAGAATGGGGAATTTTAGTCCTGAAACCCGGAGGGTCGTTAGGAGCCCACTACCATAAAGAGGTCGAAGAGACATTCTATTTCTTGGAAGGAAAAGCCAGATTAATGATCGATGGCACTGAATATCTGGGGGGAGCAGGAGAGGCTTTCCGGCTGGAACCAGGAGAAAAACATGATATCCTGAACGACTCCCAATCTCCCATTCGTGCTGTGTTCATCAAGTGCCCTTATAAACCTGAGGACAAAATCAAGATTTGA
- a CDS encoding DUF362 domain-containing protein — protein MAQRVALARCESYQLPVLENSLKKLLGLLGGIGEFVKNGDRVLIKINLLSGRPPEKAVTTHPSLVEAVVNLVKEAGGIPAIGDSPGERATLTGLARAYRTAGFEEVSRKTGVPLLSFEDDVMEVENSQGRLYKKFTVTKQIKDFNVIISLPKLKTHPLTYITAAVKNNFGFIPGLRKTEFHLKLPDRELLSEMLVDLLDTIKIDLAILDGIVAMEGNGPAGGLPRKVGAILASRNLVALDFVACQLIGYKNPFDIPTNRIAVERKFFLPGNMEILGERIEDLQVKDFKRIPQDVSQKIPLFLLKWLKNLLSAKPKIIDELCNRCFHCLENCPVKCVEKNKDGKPSIHYSDCIRCFCCQELCSQGAIITKRPWLVKLFTA, from the coding sequence ATGGCTCAGCGGGTAGCATTAGCAAGATGTGAAAGTTACCAGCTTCCGGTTTTGGAGAATTCTTTAAAGAAATTATTAGGTTTACTTGGTGGAATTGGCGAGTTTGTCAAAAATGGAGACAGAGTTCTAATCAAGATAAATCTCCTCTCAGGCAGGCCTCCGGAAAAAGCAGTAACCACTCATCCCAGTCTGGTCGAGGCAGTGGTTAATTTAGTAAAGGAAGCTGGAGGAATCCCGGCAATTGGAGACAGTCCCGGGGAGAGGGCAACTCTTACGGGATTAGCCAGAGCATATCGAACTGCAGGATTCGAGGAAGTTAGCCGTAAGACGGGTGTTCCTCTTTTGTCTTTTGAGGATGATGTTATGGAAGTGGAGAATAGCCAAGGACGTCTCTATAAAAAGTTTACAGTTACTAAACAGATAAAGGATTTTAACGTAATAATTTCTCTTCCCAAATTGAAGACTCACCCTTTAACTTACATTACCGCAGCGGTGAAGAATAACTTCGGTTTCATTCCCGGACTGAGAAAGACTGAGTTCCATTTGAAATTGCCTGACAGGGAGTTGCTTTCGGAAATGCTTGTTGACCTTTTAGATACTATAAAGATTGATCTGGCAATTTTGGATGGAATTGTTGCCATGGAAGGAAATGGCCCGGCTGGCGGTCTCCCTCGCAAGGTAGGAGCAATTCTTGCCAGCAGAAATCTTGTGGCTTTAGATTTTGTTGCCTGCCAACTCATCGGTTATAAAAATCCATTCGATATTCCTACTAACAGAATAGCTGTGGAAAGAAAATTTTTTCTTCCCGGAAATATGGAAATCTTAGGGGAAAGAATTGAAGATTTACAAGTAAAAGATTTCAAACGAATTCCCCAGGATGTTTCCCAGAAGATTCCCCTATTTCTTTTGAAGTGGCTAAAAAACTTACTATCAGCAAAGCCCAAAATAATTGATGAGCTTTGTAACCGTTGCTTCCATTGCCTGGAAAACTGTCCGGTTAAATGTGTGGAAAAGAATAAAGACGGTAAACCTTCAATTCATTATTCAGATTGTATTAGATGCTTCTGTTGTCAAGAACTCTGTTCTCAAGGAGCCATAATAACGAAAAGACCCTGGTTGGTAAAATTATTTACTGCATAA